The Spirosoma radiotolerans genome has a window encoding:
- a CDS encoding TVP38/TMEM64 family protein: MKFAIPKSLTGPALAGLALSVTPIVFTSLLTYYAVVHEATIASFTAWQWAIITVVCSITSAGLTPPTMLALIFGYFLGWNAVLPLFVINFGGILFINLLVRWLDHDRFLAFLSRNPKAQSVLDRILNNELEVIFFAKLSPILPFGLTNLLFALSGAKLKNIILGGFLGMTPRTLIAIWSGHEAREIKALLENPNQSSWTQIVIIGLIVVSIAGLWQVIQRSLK, encoded by the coding sequence GTGAAGTTCGCCATTCCTAAATCGCTTACCGGTCCGGCCCTCGCGGGTCTTGCTTTATCGGTAACACCTATCGTTTTTACATCTCTGCTGACCTACTATGCGGTAGTTCATGAGGCTACTATTGCCAGCTTTACAGCCTGGCAATGGGCGATCATCACCGTTGTTTGTTCCATTACCTCCGCCGGCCTTACTCCGCCAACCATGCTAGCGCTAATTTTCGGCTATTTTCTGGGCTGGAATGCGGTATTGCCCCTTTTTGTCATCAATTTTGGTGGTATTCTGTTCATAAACCTGCTGGTTCGCTGGCTCGATCACGACCGATTCCTGGCTTTCCTGAGCCGAAATCCTAAAGCACAATCGGTGCTGGACCGTATTTTGAACAATGAACTGGAGGTTATCTTTTTCGCCAAGCTATCGCCCATTCTCCCGTTCGGCCTGACTAATTTGCTCTTTGCGCTGTCGGGGGCGAAGCTGAAAAATATTATACTGGGTGGTTTTCTAGGCATGACACCCCGTACATTAATTGCGATTTGGTCTGGCCATGAGGCCCGCGAAATCAAAGCGTTATTGGAAAACCCAAATCAAAGCTCTTGGACCCAAATCGTTATCATTGGCTTAATCGTCGTCTCTATTGCCGGACTTTGGCAGGTTATCCAACGGTCGCTCAAGTAG
- a CDS encoding alpha/beta hydrolase — translation MDKSDKVDEFLFEDSQITYRKAGNGPAVLLAFHGFGQNHTAFSPVEMAMSDRFTVYSINLFFHGSSRYTGTGPLTKTNWSQLIDHFLQAQAIDRFSLMGFSLGGRFALATAEAFADRLDQLVLIAPDGITLNRWYWLATDSRPGRWLFQYTLRHLSMLTTLGHALTTLGLLNRTVMRFAETALATPEQRKLVYESWTQFRQIHSNMKLVAKLLNEQSTRVRFFTGAFDRIVPGFYILPLTRQLRHYELTVLKTGHNRLIELMVEQL, via the coding sequence ATGGACAAATCCGACAAGGTCGACGAATTTTTGTTTGAAGATAGCCAAATTACCTACCGCAAGGCTGGTAACGGCCCGGCCGTTTTGCTGGCGTTTCACGGTTTTGGTCAGAACCATACGGCGTTTAGTCCTGTCGAAATGGCTATGAGTGACCGCTTCACGGTGTATTCGATTAATCTGTTTTTCCATGGGAGCAGCCGATATACGGGAACAGGTCCGTTAACCAAAACCAACTGGAGTCAGTTAATCGACCATTTTTTACAGGCGCAGGCTATCGACCGGTTTTCACTAATGGGGTTTAGTTTGGGCGGTCGGTTTGCACTGGCAACCGCCGAAGCTTTTGCGGATCGGCTTGACCAGCTCGTGCTGATTGCGCCGGATGGTATCACCCTCAATCGCTGGTATTGGCTGGCAACAGATTCCCGGCCGGGGCGCTGGCTCTTTCAGTACACGTTACGCCATTTATCTATGCTCACCACGTTGGGTCATGCCCTTACTACGTTGGGTTTGCTCAACCGGACCGTCATGCGGTTCGCTGAAACCGCCCTGGCTACGCCCGAGCAACGAAAGCTGGTCTACGAAAGCTGGACTCAGTTCCGCCAGATTCATTCAAACATGAAATTAGTCGCTAAGCTTCTGAATGAACAGTCAACAAGGGTTCGTTTTTTCACCGGTGCCTTTGACCGGATTGTTCCCGGATTCTATATTTTACCGCTAACCAGGCAACTTCGACATTATGAGTTGACCGTGTTAAAAACGGGGCACAACCGGTTGATTGAGTTAATGGTCGAACAACTTTGA
- a CDS encoding MaoC family dehydratase, which yields MAITFTNLSHFAAHAGQSLGETDYLTITQEMVNLFAEATGDHQWIHTDQDRAMRESPYKSTIAHGFLTLSLAPKLLAELYRVESVKMGINYGANKIRFTNAVPVGSRLRMAAQLQQVESQPAGVRATIRCTFYLKDVDKPACIAELVILLLD from the coding sequence ATGGCCATCACCTTTACCAATTTATCACATTTTGCGGCTCATGCCGGGCAATCGCTCGGCGAGACAGACTACCTGACCATTACACAGGAAATGGTCAATCTCTTTGCCGAAGCCACCGGTGATCATCAGTGGATACATACCGATCAGGACCGCGCTATGCGTGAATCCCCGTATAAATCGACCATTGCCCATGGGTTTCTGACACTTTCACTGGCCCCCAAATTACTAGCTGAACTTTACCGGGTTGAGTCGGTGAAGATGGGCATTAACTATGGTGCAAACAAAATACGCTTCACAAATGCCGTTCCGGTGGGCAGCCGTTTACGAATGGCTGCCCAACTGCAGCAGGTTGAATCTCAACCTGCCGGTGTGCGCGCCACCATCAGGTGCACATTTTACCTGAAAGATGTAGATAAACCGGCCTGCATCGCTGAATTAGTCATACTTTTATTAGACTAG
- a CDS encoding acyl-CoA dehydrogenase, translating into MATATLDLQGLNFNLSEEHLAVQEAARDFAQNELLPGIVERDNEARFPAQQVKRMGELGFLGMMVSPDYGGGGMDTVSYVLAMEEISKIDASASVVMSVNNSLVCFGLEAYGTEEQKRTYLTRLATGETLGAFCLSEPEAGSDATSQATTAEDKGDYYLVNGTKNWITNGNSSGICLVIAQTDREKKHRGINCLIIEKGTPGFVVGKKEDKMGIRASDTHSLLFTDVHVPKANRIGDDGFGFKFAMSTLNGGRIGIAAQALGIAAGAYELALKYSQERKAFGKQIFDHQAIQFKLAEMATKIEAARLLVYKAARLKDEHKDYVQAAAMAKLFASDVAMWATTEAVQIHGGYGYVKEFHVERLMRDAKITQIYEGTSEIQKLVIARELVR; encoded by the coding sequence ATGGCAACGGCAACGCTGGACTTACAGGGATTGAATTTTAATTTGTCGGAGGAGCATCTTGCTGTTCAGGAAGCGGCCCGCGACTTTGCCCAAAATGAGTTGTTGCCCGGCATTGTCGAGCGCGACAACGAAGCTCGGTTTCCGGCTCAACAAGTTAAACGCATGGGTGAACTCGGCTTCTTAGGCATGATGGTATCACCCGATTATGGTGGGGGCGGTATGGACACCGTTTCGTATGTACTGGCGATGGAAGAGATTTCTAAAATCGATGCCTCAGCTTCCGTTGTCATGTCGGTCAATAACTCGCTGGTCTGTTTCGGTCTGGAAGCATACGGTACAGAAGAGCAAAAGCGCACCTACTTAACCCGGCTTGCTACCGGCGAAACCCTGGGGGCGTTTTGCTTATCGGAGCCCGAAGCGGGTTCAGACGCTACCTCCCAGGCGACCACTGCTGAGGATAAAGGGGACTACTACTTAGTAAACGGGACCAAAAACTGGATTACAAACGGTAATTCATCGGGTATTTGCCTGGTTATTGCGCAAACAGACCGGGAGAAAAAACACCGGGGAATCAACTGCCTGATTATCGAGAAAGGAACGCCTGGTTTCGTGGTCGGTAAGAAAGAAGACAAAATGGGCATCCGGGCTTCAGATACGCATTCGCTCTTGTTTACGGATGTTCATGTACCCAAAGCAAACCGGATTGGCGATGACGGTTTTGGTTTTAAGTTTGCCATGTCAACCCTTAATGGGGGGCGCATTGGCATAGCCGCTCAAGCGTTGGGCATTGCGGCCGGAGCCTATGAACTGGCGCTGAAATATAGTCAGGAACGGAAAGCCTTTGGAAAGCAAATTTTTGACCATCAGGCGATTCAGTTCAAGCTGGCCGAAATGGCTACTAAAATTGAAGCGGCTCGCCTGCTGGTTTACAAAGCAGCCCGCCTGAAAGATGAGCATAAAGACTATGTACAGGCTGCGGCTATGGCCAAGTTATTTGCCTCGGATGTTGCTATGTGGGCCACAACCGAAGCCGTACAGATTCATGGCGGCTACGGTTATGTGAAAGAATTTCACGTCGAACGGTTAATGCGTGATGCGAAAATTACTCAGATTTATGAAGGTACATCCGAAATACAAAAATTAGTTATAGCCCGAGAGCTGGTGCGCTGA
- a CDS encoding AraC family transcriptional regulator yields the protein MEDYNKIIESLGVKFIKARNIRILQPITIKNFYDVENTLLILFNGDVSIGDEKIKVDVGDMLFIPGGKHVTVTYGDPTNPKIVSNEEFMTHRESYWEGNHDPKLIGHLPNSFGYVSFEAKVFDSVNFFNSLDVPPFIIKREEHLATTIDQILAEEMTDLAGKGRIIKIKTEEIVIEVVRYILKNHLFVEQLVTNSTYFKDPRLIDIFAYIKENLGGDLSNKVLANVANVSEDYVGQYFKMLTGINPQDYIEYQRMEAAVGLLRTSKKSIRAIGAEVGYKDTAYFCRRFKMMFGIPAGKMRRRESLMNV from the coding sequence ATGGAAGACTATAATAAAATAATCGAATCGCTGGGCGTGAAGTTTATTAAGGCCCGCAACATTCGGATTTTACAACCAATCACCATCAAGAACTTTTATGATGTTGAGAACACGCTGCTTATTTTATTCAACGGGGATGTATCCATTGGCGATGAAAAAATAAAAGTAGACGTGGGTGATATGCTGTTCATTCCGGGTGGCAAACACGTTACTGTTACCTACGGCGACCCAACGAACCCCAAAATTGTCTCGAATGAAGAATTCATGACGCACCGGGAGTCGTATTGGGAAGGTAACCACGACCCCAAGCTGATTGGCCATCTGCCAAACTCCTTTGGATATGTGTCATTTGAAGCAAAAGTCTTCGACTCGGTTAACTTCTTCAACTCACTCGATGTGCCTCCGTTTATCATCAAACGGGAGGAACATCTGGCGACGACGATAGACCAGATTCTGGCCGAAGAAATGACTGATCTGGCTGGTAAAGGGCGGATTATCAAGATAAAAACGGAAGAGATCGTTATTGAGGTAGTTCGATACATTCTGAAAAATCACCTCTTTGTTGAGCAACTCGTTACCAATAGTACGTACTTTAAAGACCCGCGTTTGATCGATATCTTTGCGTATATTAAAGAGAATCTCGGTGGCGACCTGTCGAATAAAGTGCTGGCGAACGTTGCCAACGTTTCGGAAGATTATGTAGGTCAGTATTTCAAGATGTTGACTGGTATTAACCCGCAGGATTACATCGAATACCAACGGATGGAGGCTGCCGTTGGGTTACTACGAACAAGCAAAAAGAGCATTCGCGCCATTGGTGCCGAAGTGGGCTATAAAGATACGGCTTACTTCTGCCGCCGATTCAAGATGATGTTTGGTATTCCGGCCGGAAAAATGCGCCGTCGGGAATCCCTTATGAATGTGTAA
- a CDS encoding energy transducer TonB, translating to MKRSVLTLLLLIATALSPFFVGTSAFAQTRNEKVYTVPERQPEFPGGKAALSTYLAETIRVPNSVAKKNYDTGPIAAKFIIDELGYVHDIRITMKPLDKKTMKSLSGFMTNIISAIEKMPRWEPGEVGGKHVAVFYTLPIEVSMQ from the coding sequence ATGAAACGTTCTGTCTTAACGCTACTGCTGCTGATTGCTACAGCTCTTAGCCCTTTTTTTGTGGGCACCTCTGCATTTGCCCAAACCAGAAATGAAAAGGTGTATACCGTACCCGAGCGTCAGCCAGAATTTCCGGGCGGGAAAGCCGCGTTGAGCACGTATCTGGCCGAAACAATCCGTGTACCCAATTCGGTGGCTAAGAAGAATTATGATACCGGCCCAATAGCAGCGAAATTCATCATCGACGAACTCGGGTATGTGCACGATATCCGAATTACCATGAAGCCGCTCGATAAGAAAACGATGAAAAGCCTGTCAGGCTTCATGACCAACATTATCTCGGCAATCGAGAAGATGCCCCGTTGGGAACCGGGCGAAGTGGGCGGCAAACACGTAGCGGTGTTCTACACACTGCCTATTGAAGTGAGTATGCAATAA
- a CDS encoding phosphoglycerol geranylgeranyltransferase codes for MPSIQPQSQPNITHRPPQSLLTTLREYRLSGQKAFAVLLDPDKIEQNALSELLARTATYPVDFFLVGGSLVTDYSHKEVITAIRRQSTTPIVLFPGNPLHIESSADAIFFLSLISGRNPDFLIGQHVIAAPLLKKSGLEILPTGYMVVDSGTQTTVSYISGTMPLPHDKPGVAACTAMAGEMLGLQLMYLDAGSGARKPVSPDMIAAVRSVVDVPIIVGGGINSGEKAYQAMKAGADLIVVGNGIEQDPDLLPQLSTVVREFNQSVVQA; via the coding sequence ATGCCATCAATCCAACCGCAGAGCCAACCCAATATCACGCACAGGCCCCCACAGAGCCTGTTGACTACACTTCGGGAGTATAGGCTATCTGGCCAAAAAGCATTTGCCGTTCTGCTCGATCCTGATAAGATTGAGCAGAACGCGCTTTCTGAATTACTTGCCCGCACGGCAACCTATCCCGTTGATTTCTTTCTGGTTGGTGGTAGCCTTGTCACGGATTATTCACACAAAGAAGTCATCACAGCCATTCGGCGTCAATCTACAACGCCCATTGTTCTCTTTCCCGGCAATCCGCTTCACATTGAGTCTTCAGCGGATGCTATCTTTTTTTTATCTCTTATTTCGGGGCGTAATCCAGATTTCCTGATTGGTCAGCATGTTATTGCTGCGCCACTCCTCAAAAAAAGCGGGCTGGAAATTCTGCCAACTGGCTATATGGTCGTCGACAGTGGCACACAAACGACTGTTTCGTACATTAGTGGCACCATGCCACTTCCCCACGATAAACCCGGTGTAGCAGCCTGTACGGCGATGGCTGGCGAAATGCTGGGCCTACAACTGATGTATCTGGATGCCGGCAGTGGCGCCCGCAAACCCGTATCGCCCGATATGATTGCTGCGGTTCGCAGCGTTGTTGATGTGCCGATTATTGTTGGTGGCGGCATTAATTCCGGCGAGAAAGCCTACCAGGCTATGAAAGCGGGCGCCGACCTGATCGTTGTTGGCAATGGCATTGAGCAGGACCCGGATTTATTGCCCCAGTTATCAACCGTCGTCCGGGAGTTTAATCAGTCAGTTGTACAAGCTTGA
- a CDS encoding phage holin family protein, protein MFERLEEIRENIFRYLEARIELFTLESRGKLEEGVVVAVHSIVLALLAVMTLIFLFSLLAAYLNEVTNSKYLGFLIVAGFFLLLTVIWLAAKDFFKSKIRVAAYSALKKSQEKKTEEKSEAVEELMAQTRSSMSNSGTAR, encoded by the coding sequence ATGTTCGAACGCCTGGAAGAAATTCGGGAAAATATATTCCGTTATTTGGAAGCCCGCATCGAGCTATTTACACTGGAGAGCCGAGGAAAACTTGAAGAAGGTGTGGTTGTGGCCGTTCATAGTATTGTACTGGCTCTTTTGGCCGTAATGACCCTTATTTTCTTATTCAGCCTACTGGCCGCTTACCTGAACGAAGTAACGAACAGTAAGTACCTTGGCTTTTTAATTGTAGCTGGCTTTTTTCTGCTGCTAACGGTTATTTGGCTGGCGGCTAAAGATTTCTTTAAATCGAAAATTCGGGTAGCCGCCTACAGTGCCCTGAAAAAAAGTCAGGAGAAAAAAACAGAGGAAAAATCGGAAGCTGTTGAAGAGCTGATGGCTCAAACACGCTCGTCGATGAGTAACAGTGGCACGGCCCGGTAA
- a CDS encoding TraR/DksA family transcriptional regulator → MLQEEKKRYSEEDLKEFEKLIGQKLDDTRSELNYIKESLSKRNDSGTDNTSGNSKLLEDGADTSERENLSQLAARLQKFIQQLDAAMVRIKNGTYGVCKDTGKLIPKERLRAVPHTQQTIEAKLRQSK, encoded by the coding sequence ATGCTTCAGGAAGAGAAAAAACGTTATTCAGAAGAGGATCTGAAAGAGTTCGAAAAGCTGATTGGTCAGAAACTCGATGATACTCGGAGTGAGTTAAACTACATAAAAGAATCGCTCAGCAAACGAAACGATAGCGGCACCGACAATACATCTGGTAATTCTAAATTACTAGAAGATGGTGCCGACACCAGCGAACGCGAAAACTTGAGTCAGTTAGCCGCCCGGCTTCAAAAATTCATTCAACAACTAGATGCCGCGATGGTGCGCATTAAAAACGGAACGTACGGCGTCTGTAAAGACACAGGCAAGTTAATTCCGAAAGAGCGGCTCCGGGCGGTTCCGCACACGCAACAGACCATTGAGGCTAAACTACGGCAGTCAAAATAA
- a CDS encoding Glu/Leu/Phe/Val family dehydrogenase: MGYIEPAPIKDKENPLESMMSRFDAAAKLLGISDEMYDILKVPARQVIVGLPVTMDSGAIKVFEGYRVIHSNILGPAKGGIRLDPAVHLDEVRALAAWMTWKCAVVDIPYGGAKGGIACNPREMSAGEIERLIRQYTVAMLDVIGPDRDIPAPDMGTGPREMAWIVDEYSKAKGMTVNNVVTGKPLVLGGSLGRTEATGRGVTVAALAAMDKLRMNPYRTTAAVQGFGNVGSFAAELLHERGVTVVAVSDISGGYYNQNGIDITAAVAYRNSNKGTLEGFSGAEKISNEELLSLAVDVLVPAAKEDVITEENAGSIQAKMIVEGANGPTSASADEIINSKGILVVPDILANAGGVTVSYFEWVQNRIGYKWTLDRVNRRADRVMKDAFDRVFDTSQRYKVPMRLAAYIVAIDKVASTYKYRGGY; the protein is encoded by the coding sequence ATGGGATATATTGAACCAGCTCCAATAAAAGACAAAGAGAATCCACTTGAGTCAATGATGTCGCGTTTCGATGCCGCTGCCAAACTGTTGGGTATTTCGGATGAAATGTATGACATCCTGAAAGTGCCGGCTCGGCAGGTCATCGTCGGCTTGCCCGTCACGATGGATAGTGGGGCCATTAAAGTTTTCGAAGGTTACCGTGTAATTCACTCTAATATTCTGGGACCCGCCAAGGGGGGTATCCGGCTCGATCCGGCGGTGCACCTCGACGAAGTTCGGGCCCTAGCCGCCTGGATGACCTGGAAATGCGCAGTCGTCGATATTCCATACGGTGGCGCCAAAGGCGGAATCGCCTGTAACCCACGAGAGATGTCGGCGGGTGAAATTGAACGCCTTATCCGCCAATACACCGTAGCGATGCTTGACGTGATTGGGCCCGACCGCGACATTCCGGCCCCCGATATGGGAACGGGCCCGCGCGAAATGGCCTGGATCGTGGATGAGTATTCTAAGGCTAAAGGCATGACCGTTAACAACGTTGTAACGGGTAAGCCACTGGTATTAGGTGGGTCGCTTGGGCGTACGGAAGCTACGGGTCGGGGCGTTACCGTAGCGGCTTTAGCTGCGATGGACAAACTGCGGATGAATCCATATCGGACAACGGCGGCTGTTCAGGGCTTTGGTAACGTTGGGTCATTTGCCGCCGAACTACTGCACGAACGGGGCGTTACAGTAGTCGCTGTGAGCGATATTTCGGGTGGCTATTATAACCAGAACGGTATTGATATTACGGCTGCAGTCGCTTACCGGAATTCAAATAAAGGCACACTGGAAGGATTTTCGGGAGCCGAGAAAATCTCGAACGAGGAACTGCTCTCACTGGCCGTCGATGTACTGGTGCCAGCCGCTAAGGAAGATGTGATCACGGAAGAGAATGCAGGCTCGATTCAGGCAAAAATGATTGTTGAAGGGGCTAATGGTCCAACATCAGCCAGCGCCGACGAGATCATCAATAGTAAAGGTATTCTGGTTGTGCCTGATATTCTGGCCAATGCGGGGGGCGTTACGGTATCGTATTTTGAATGGGTACAAAACCGTATTGGCTACAAATGGACGCTCGACCGGGTAAACCGGCGGGCCGACCGGGTCATGAAAGATGCTTTCGACCGCGTATTCGACACTTCTCAACGGTATAAAGTGCCTATGCGCTTAGCCGCTTATATTGTCGCCATTGACAAAGTAGCCAGCACCTATAAGTATCGTGGCGGTTACTGA
- a CDS encoding phosphatidylserine decarboxylase family protein, which produces MRLHREGFTIMITTGLVLLALNLFAYYYLLSDNSTAILLLAIISLILFVLIVQFFRIPNRLLTTGETQVVAPADGKVVVIEETTEGEYFKDRRRQVSIFMSPLNVHVNRNPITGTVRYFKYFPGKYLVAWHPKSSTENERTTVVVEAANGTSILFRQIAGAVARRIIWYVKEGQPVKQGEEFGFIKFGSRVDVFLPLDAEIKVNIGDVTKGGVTVIAELPS; this is translated from the coding sequence ATGCGCTTACACCGCGAAGGTTTCACGATTATGATTACGACAGGGCTGGTCTTACTGGCTCTGAATCTGTTCGCGTATTATTATTTGCTTTCCGACAATTCGACAGCGATTCTCTTATTAGCCATAATAAGTTTGATTCTGTTTGTTCTGATCGTACAGTTCTTCCGTATTCCAAACCGACTGCTCACGACCGGTGAAACGCAGGTGGTCGCTCCGGCCGATGGCAAAGTTGTCGTTATTGAGGAAACCACGGAAGGTGAGTATTTCAAGGACCGCCGTCGGCAAGTGTCCATCTTCATGTCACCGCTCAATGTCCACGTCAATCGGAACCCGATTACGGGCACTGTCCGGTATTTCAAGTACTTTCCGGGTAAGTACCTGGTGGCCTGGCATCCTAAGTCAAGTACCGAAAACGAGCGAACAACCGTTGTGGTTGAGGCTGCCAATGGGACCAGCATCTTATTTCGGCAAATTGCCGGAGCGGTGGCCCGACGCATTATCTGGTATGTGAAAGAAGGTCAGCCTGTTAAACAAGGCGAAGAGTTTGGATTTATAAAATTTGGCTCGCGAGTAGACGTATTTCTGCCGCTGGACGCTGAAATCAAAGTAAATATTGGGGATGTCACGAAAGGGGGCGTCACCGTAATTGCGGAGCTACCGAGCTAA
- a CDS encoding GMC family oxidoreductase, whose translation MNFDYIIVGAGSAGCVLANRLSADPQTSVLLLEAGGPDTKMEIHIPAAYTKLHGSSVDWGFWTEPQTALDGRRMYQPRGKTLGGCSSTNAMAYVRGNRSDYDDWAAVGNPGWAYEDVLPYFIRSEHNEQYGQLDARYHGHEGLLNVTYATRFKTPLADAFVDSCVQVGIPPNADYNGAEQQGTGLFQFTIKNGRRHSAATAFLVPALNRPNLKVITHAHAKQILIQSDRAVGVEFITGKNQTQQAMARKEVILSAGAFQSPQLLMLSGLGPIDALRSAGVPIKKELPGVGQNLQDHLFSGVSCLSSQRGSSANFHLKPINQLKGLAQYMFSKKGPMTISPLEAVAFLKTEHARPDAANPGRVDMQLHFAPVHFGTYGEADFYDLTTYPVTDGFTVLPTLLKPKSRGYVSLRSANPLDAPVIQPNYFTEEADQQVMVSGLRKTIEVMKADAFRPYSLGINVPTVHASDDDLWQHVLNIVETVYHPVGTCKMGQASDEFAVVDTKLRVHGMEGLRVVDASVMPTIVSGNTNAPVIMIAEKAADLILAEK comes from the coding sequence ATGAACTTCGATTATATCATTGTCGGTGCTGGATCTGCGGGTTGCGTGTTGGCTAATCGGTTGTCGGCCGATCCACAAACGTCGGTTTTATTGCTGGAAGCCGGTGGGCCTGATACAAAAATGGAAATTCATATTCCGGCGGCTTATACAAAATTACACGGTTCTTCAGTCGATTGGGGCTTTTGGACAGAACCACAAACGGCTCTCGACGGCCGCCGGATGTATCAGCCAAGGGGCAAAACGCTGGGCGGTTGCTCATCGACCAATGCCATGGCTTATGTGCGTGGCAACCGATCTGATTACGACGACTGGGCGGCTGTGGGCAATCCGGGCTGGGCATATGAGGATGTACTTCCTTATTTTATTCGGTCTGAACACAATGAACAATATGGCCAGCTCGATGCCCGCTATCATGGCCATGAGGGTCTTCTGAATGTGACCTACGCTACCCGATTTAAAACCCCGTTAGCCGACGCGTTTGTCGATTCCTGTGTGCAGGTGGGTATTCCGCCCAATGCTGACTACAATGGAGCTGAACAACAGGGAACAGGCCTGTTCCAATTCACAATCAAAAACGGTCGGCGGCATAGTGCAGCAACGGCATTTCTCGTTCCGGCTTTGAACCGCCCGAATCTTAAAGTTATTACCCATGCCCACGCGAAGCAGATTCTCATTCAGAGCGACCGGGCTGTAGGGGTTGAGTTTATAACGGGTAAAAATCAGACGCAGCAGGCAATGGCCCGCAAAGAGGTCATTTTGTCGGCGGGGGCTTTCCAGTCGCCCCAGTTATTGATGTTGTCGGGGCTAGGGCCGATTGATGCCCTTCGGTCGGCGGGTGTTCCGATCAAAAAAGAGCTGCCAGGAGTAGGACAAAATTTACAGGATCATCTTTTTTCAGGGGTTAGCTGCCTCAGTTCACAGCGGGGAAGTTCGGCAAACTTTCACCTCAAGCCAATCAATCAGCTTAAAGGACTGGCTCAGTACATGTTCAGCAAAAAAGGGCCAATGACCATCAGTCCGCTGGAAGCCGTTGCGTTCCTGAAAACAGAACATGCCCGTCCAGATGCGGCAAATCCGGGCCGGGTGGATATGCAGCTTCATTTTGCCCCCGTTCATTTTGGTACTTACGGCGAAGCCGACTTTTATGATCTGACCACTTACCCGGTAACGGATGGATTTACCGTGTTGCCAACCTTACTCAAACCCAAAAGTCGGGGCTATGTGAGCCTGCGTTCGGCTAACCCGCTCGATGCGCCGGTGATTCAACCAAATTACTTTACTGAAGAAGCGGACCAACAAGTGATGGTCAGTGGGCTCCGCAAAACCATCGAGGTCATGAAGGCCGACGCCTTCCGGCCATACAGTCTGGGTATAAACGTGCCTACGGTTCATGCCTCCGACGACGATCTTTGGCAGCATGTGCTAAACATTGTGGAAACGGTCTATCATCCAGTTGGTACCTGTAAAATGGGACAGGCATCTGATGAATTTGCCGTTGTCGATACGAAGCTGCGGGTACATGGAATGGAAGGACTACGAGTCGTAGACGCTTCCGTTATGCCAACCATCGTATCGGGGAATACTAACGCTCCGGTCATCATGATTGCCGAGAAAGCCGCTGATTTGATCCTGGCAGAAAAGTAG